One part of the Neisseria zalophi genome encodes these proteins:
- a CDS encoding HlyD family secretion protein, whose translation MDTPKNNADNMVERRRSSRRKRNLTLATLFFIVIALGFAIAYFLIWQHEEETDDAYVAGHLVQITPQVGGTVRKVLVDDTDLVKKGDVLVLLDDSDFQLAYDRAQNELIQAIRQYNQQSAADSRAKAQVLMRKADLARAQSDLRRRQSLEGTDAISGEELSHARAAVVQAQAALKAVEAEEVAAQAALGKNIPLRQQPAVQTAISRVKDAWLNLQRTQIRAPMMGQIAKRNVQVGQRIAPGALMMAVVPLQNLWVDANFKEVQLRKMRIGQPVEMTADLYGSRVVFKGKVMGLSAGTGSAFSLLPPENATGNWIKVVQRVPVRISLDQQQLRANPLRVGLSMQVTVDTSNSATGKTMAEAADRNVAAAEADVVDWSAADALIEQIFDKYAK comes from the coding sequence ATGGATACTCCAAAAAATAATGCTGATAATATGGTTGAGCGCCGCCGATCGTCTCGCCGCAAACGTAACCTGACATTGGCTACTTTGTTTTTTATTGTGATTGCGCTGGGTTTTGCCATTGCTTATTTTTTAATTTGGCAGCATGAAGAAGAAACAGATGATGCTTATGTGGCCGGCCATTTGGTGCAAATCACTCCGCAAGTGGGTGGCACGGTGCGTAAAGTGCTGGTTGATGATACCGATTTGGTGAAAAAAGGCGATGTTTTGGTATTGTTGGACGATAGCGACTTCCAATTGGCTTACGACCGTGCACAAAATGAATTGATTCAAGCCATCCGGCAATACAACCAACAATCTGCTGCAGATAGTCGTGCCAAAGCACAAGTTTTGATGCGTAAGGCTGATTTGGCTAGAGCGCAATCAGATTTGCGTCGTCGTCAGTCATTAGAAGGAACAGACGCGATTTCAGGCGAAGAATTGAGCCATGCACGTGCTGCCGTTGTGCAGGCACAAGCTGCCTTAAAAGCGGTTGAGGCAGAAGAGGTGGCGGCGCAGGCCGCTTTAGGTAAAAATATTCCTTTGCGCCAACAGCCGGCAGTACAAACAGCGATTAGCCGAGTTAAAGATGCTTGGTTGAATTTGCAGCGTACTCAAATCCGTGCACCGATGATGGGGCAAATTGCCAAACGTAACGTCCAAGTTGGTCAGCGCATTGCGCCGGGGGCTTTAATGATGGCAGTGGTGCCTTTGCAGAATTTATGGGTAGACGCTAACTTTAAAGAGGTGCAATTACGAAAAATGCGTATCGGTCAGCCTGTGGAAATGACAGCGGATCTTTATGGTAGCCGTGTGGTATTCAAGGGTAAAGTAATGGGATTATCGGCCGGAACGGGCAGTGCGTTTTCTTTGTTGCCACCGGAGAATGCCACCGGTAACTGGATTAAGGTCGTGCAACGTGTTCCGGTACGTATCAGTTTGGATCAACAGCAATTGAGGGCAAATCCACTGCGTGTCGGTTTATCTATGCAGGTAACAGTGGATACCTCTAATAGTGCAACTGGAAAAACGATGGCCGAAGCAGCTGATAGAAATGTGGCCGCGGCTGAAGCTGATGTAGTAGATTGGTCGGCGGCTGATGCACTTATTGAGCAGATTTTTGATAAATATGCCAAATAG
- the bioD gene encoding dethiobiotin synthase: MPPLTYFVTGTDTESGKTFCTAALLRAVARRGQISIGFKPVASEAGEGGLNADVLALQAASSVRLNYNQHNIYTFSEATAPHLAAADMGIVIQPQKLSDGLTELKKQGDFVLTEGAGGWLTPLNSETDFSDWVVFERLPVILVVGMKLGCLNHALLTVHAVAQAGLPLAGWIANCLSIYPHRFEDYLAELKQRIPAPFLGAMPYLPDADAEKASAYLSIEPLLDSKK; the protein is encoded by the coding sequence ATGCCACCGCTTACTTACTTTGTTACCGGAACCGATACCGAATCAGGCAAAACATTTTGTACCGCTGCTTTGTTGCGAGCGGTTGCTCGTCGGGGGCAGATTAGTATCGGGTTTAAGCCGGTGGCTTCGGAGGCCGGCGAAGGTGGCTTAAATGCGGATGTTTTGGCACTGCAAGCCGCATCATCTGTTCGTTTGAATTACAACCAACATAATATTTATACCTTTTCAGAGGCTACCGCTCCTCATTTGGCGGCTGCCGATATGGGCATAGTCATTCAACCACAAAAATTGAGTGATGGTTTGACTGAGCTGAAAAAACAAGGTGATTTTGTTCTCACTGAAGGGGCTGGAGGGTGGCTGACACCACTCAACTCCGAAACTGATTTTTCAGATTGGGTTGTATTTGAACGGTTGCCGGTTATTTTGGTGGTTGGTATGAAGTTGGGCTGCCTTAACCATGCTTTACTGACAGTGCATGCCGTTGCGCAAGCCGGATTGCCGTTGGCAGGTTGGATTGCTAATTGTTTGAGTATATACCCACATCGTTTTGAGGATTATTTGGCTGAATTAAAACAGCGTATTCCAGCACCTTTTCTTGGTGCCATGCCTTATCTTCCGGATGCCGATGCTGAAAAGGCTTCGGCTTATCTTTCTATTGAACCGCTCTTAGATTCCAAAAAATGA
- the hemN gene encoding oxygen-independent coproporphyrinogen III oxidase — translation MKTIEIVSNISSEFDRKLIGSLPASGPRYTSYPTADRFLSSFTDKEYLKALNARQMGVLNKPLSLYIHIPFCNTICYYCGCNKIITKDTGKADNYIEYLERELALLAPYLNGRRPLIQLHFGGGTPTFLSNEQLERVFNIIHRYFDLLPDGEYSIEIDPRKVTRETVFHLARLGFNRMSVGIQDFDPKVQKAVNRIQTFEETKEVIDAAREAGFKSISVDLIYGLPHQSKETIKPTLETVLSLNPDRLALYHYAHLPHIFKPQRRIDTDSVPGSEEKLDILQYAVQTLTSRGYLFIGMDHFAKPDDELSLALKEGRLQRNFQGYSTYADCDLLALGVSSIGKIGNIYVQNERDINAYYDAIDAGRLPVMRGYCLSKDDLLRRNIIQDLMCRFSLDFQIYESVFCIRFSQYFQTELTDLQQLAELGLLKIRKNGLDVTAKGRFLIRNIAMVFDYYLRHKETIAQYSRTV, via the coding sequence ATGAAGACTATTGAAATAGTTTCGAATATTTCCTCTGAGTTTGATCGAAAACTGATTGGATCGTTGCCTGCCTCCGGACCACGTTATACTTCCTATCCGACTGCAGATCGTTTTCTCAGTAGTTTTACGGATAAAGAATATCTCAAAGCATTGAATGCTCGTCAAATGGGGGTGTTGAATAAGCCTCTTTCACTTTATATTCATATTCCGTTCTGTAATACCATTTGTTATTACTGTGGTTGTAATAAAATTATTACCAAAGATACGGGTAAGGCAGATAATTATATTGAATATCTTGAAAGAGAGTTGGCATTGCTTGCACCTTATTTGAATGGGCGGCGACCGCTAATTCAACTCCATTTCGGTGGTGGTACACCGACTTTCTTGAGTAATGAGCAACTCGAGCGTGTGTTTAATATTATCCATCGTTACTTTGATTTGCTGCCTGATGGTGAATATTCTATTGAAATTGATCCACGCAAGGTAACTCGGGAAACTGTATTTCATTTGGCACGGCTGGGTTTTAACCGCATGAGTGTCGGTATTCAGGACTTCGATCCCAAGGTCCAAAAAGCGGTGAACCGTATTCAAACATTTGAAGAAACCAAAGAAGTGATTGATGCAGCGAGAGAAGCAGGTTTTAAATCTATTAGCGTTGATTTGATTTATGGCTTGCCTCACCAATCAAAAGAAACGATTAAACCGACTTTGGAAACAGTACTTTCTTTGAATCCTGATCGTTTGGCACTTTATCATTATGCGCATCTACCACATATTTTCAAACCGCAACGCCGTATTGATACAGACAGCGTGCCCGGTAGCGAAGAAAAACTGGACATACTTCAATATGCCGTTCAAACCTTAACTTCACGAGGTTACCTCTTTATTGGTATGGATCATTTCGCCAAGCCTGATGATGAATTGTCTCTTGCACTCAAAGAGGGCAGGCTTCAACGTAATTTTCAAGGCTACTCTACTTATGCCGACTGCGATTTGTTGGCACTTGGCGTGTCTTCAATTGGTAAGATCGGTAATATTTATGTTCAGAATGAGCGGGATATTAATGCTTATTATGATGCCATTGATGCTGGTCGATTGCCTGTAATGCGCGGCTATTGCTTGAGTAAAGATGATTTATTGCGACGTAATATTATTCAAGATTTAATGTGTCGATTTTCATTAGATTTTCAAATTTATGAGAGTGTTTTTTGTATTCGTTTCTCGCAATATTTTCAAACCGAATTGACTGATTTGCAGCAATTAGCCGAACTGGGTTTATTGAAGATAAGAAAAAACGGATTGGATGTTACTGCTAAAGGACGTTTCCTTATTCGTAATATTGCTATGGTTTTTGATTATTATTTACGACATAAAGAAACCATAGCGCAATATTCCAGAACAGTTTAG